The DNA sequence aGCGTTGGCGAGGGCGATGTGAACGTAGGTCAAAGGTGACGGCAGAAAGCTGATGCTCCCACTCTGAGATGGTTTCCTTACCGCTGCCATCTCCTGATGAGATTCATCCACCGTTCAAAcgttttttaaaatcctttaaacCTGCTGAAACCTGAAGATGCATTTGCTCAAAGGAGGGTTTATAACCTGACATTGGTTGTAGTTTTATCTGGAGCTTAATCTGAAGCTCACATGGCAGCCATTAGTGTCCGTGAATCACTGCGGTTATCCCACCGTTAGGTTTGAGCCTCATTCCTTTGTGCTCATCACTGgaaccttttctttcttttgtcatttaatAAGCACTTCTGAATATCCAAAGTGCTTCATTTGagtgtttaaaaacacttgaAAAACAAGAAGTTTCCgatcatttcttctttttgctcctcctcctcgttaAAGTcgctgtaaaaacaaacacattgctTTCATTTGGGCTCAGGCTCCAGTCTCAGAGCTGTGCTGCAGTCAGTAGCCGGTCATATCTGGGTTTAGATGAGCTTCAAAGCCTCCGACCGCCACTACCCCCCCGCTCTGATTTCAAAGAAGTCCGACCTAATGAGTCTCAGTAAAAACCTGAGAGTGCTGCTGTAAATCTCATCCTGCCGCCCCTCTCGCTGCCACTCTGCTCTCCGCAGTTCCTGAGGGCAGTCAAGCACTTCGGCGAAGACGCCAGCAAGATGCAGCCGGACGAGTTCTTCGGCATCTTTGACCAGTTCCTGCAGTCGTTCACCGAGGCTCAGCAGGAAAACGAGAACATCCGGAAGcggaaggaagaggaggagcgcAGGGCCAAAATGGAGGCTCAGGTAAACACATCAGAGTTCACAccaaagcgttttttttttctttttccctcagAAGACGATAAAAGTTGTGTGTTTTGTCGTTAGCTGAGGGAGCAGCGGGAGAAGGAGAGGAAGGCTCGTAAGGCGAAGGCAAACGGAGAGGACAACGGGGGCGAGTTCGACGACCTGGTGTCGGCGCTGCGATCGGGCGAGGTCTTCGACAAGGACTTGTCCAAAATGAAGCGGAACCGCAAGCGGATCAACAACCAGAGCACAGACTCGGGCAGAGAGCGCACCATTACAAAAGTCAACATCTAAGAAAACCCTTACGCTCTGGGTCAAAGTGACCCGCACATTCCTCTCCACCCTCCTCATCGGCGCTCGGCTCGGCTTGAATAAACCACAGCACAATAGACGCTTCTTCCTTGTAGTTTTGTTGTGCGGGAAAAAGCCAGAGCTGACTAAAGCAGACGTGAGCGTCGAGGAGAAAAGCCACCATGCAGGTGTTCTTCCGTCAGAATCTATGCAGGGCAGAACGCACCGCCGGCTGGACCAAACTGGACCATTTGAAGCAAAAAGGAGGAAGgggcctttttttgtttagttttactgATTTCATAGGATGAGAGGAAGCGCTTTCGCCCGCCTGAACTCTGACGCTGCTGCTCTGTCGCAGTCAACTAAagtatataaatgtataaatacacGATCcctgaatgttttatttgaacattgtcaTGTTAAGAGCTGGCCTTAACTCATGATTTTCCTTTGTGGCAGCAATATGGAGTGTGCTTGTGGCACATGACTAAGCAAGAGTAATCATGTACTGAAACATGTTGGTCTCCTTTCCCTTTGAAGAGTTCTCTGCTTTCATGTGCTGGAACAGTTTTCTGCGCGCTGGCTGCATCCAAACCAAACTTTATGAGGATGTAAGGcctcagactcctcccccttttataatttaaatactGCCTTCCACTGTAAAATGaccttttgaaaataaacaggaGATAttgattatgattttttttcaaagtttttaacttccacctttgtttttattgaaaaactttgattttcCTCATTGAAACTAAATGTATGGCTCCATCTAGTGGACAAAAGTATCCTCTGCAACTCTACATATTTGAATTAATAGACCACGTTTTTCTACTAGGgctaggcaaaaaaaaaaaatgaagttctcACTCCAAACTAAGAAGACCAAGAATTaagtttttcaacaatttctaACACACTTTCTGAGCTGGTTAAGTTCCTGAAGGTGCATGTTTGAGGAGTTTAAAGTGTCACTTCAGCAGAAAACCAGTGGTCAGCTGGTCCTCCGTTTCCTGCACAAACCGCGACACTCCAGTGTAAAAAGCTCTGCCTGAGACTTCCACCACCACGGCCTTAAAGTCTCCACACTCGACCTcctgaggaaaaacaagacaacggGAAATAACGGTTCAAacgaaacagaagaaaaaaaggttatacACAGTTTGAACATCTGCATTTTGAAAACTCTAGTTTAAGAGCAAAATGTAAAATCTGTGTAGCTACCAAAATTAATGGAGAAAGCAGAGCATACAATTTTTTCTTGTCAGTGCCCCCCATAcacacttaaaacaaatttttaatttcACATCAACACACAAAAGATAGAGGGCCAGTTGGTTGTTGATCCGTGCAGACCTAGATCATAAGTGTTGAGGGGACAGCCCCACCTTGAGCTTAATTCTTTCCTTTAGGATTTTATGGTGGAGATCAGTATCCTTGCAGACTCGCACCATCATACAGAGAACTGGACATTCAAAAAAACTAGTTCCCCCAAATTACTAATTTGTgaccacaaattaaaaaatgtatcagtatattgTGGCCACAAATGAGCATTCTGTGCTCAGAACTCACCTTTTTGTAGCCACAATTCAGTATTTTGTGGCCATAAAATAGCATTTTGTGTACAATCAGTATTTTGTAAATGcaagttagcattttgtggccacaaattagcatttgaTTAGCATTTTGTAggcaaatagtttttttaatttgcattttgtaaataaaaattaatattttgtggcAATAGATTAGCATTTTGTGGGGAGagaaaatgagcattttgtgaaCACAAATCAGTATTTTGTTGCcaaaaatttgcatttcattaGCATTTTGTATGTGCAAATTAGTATTTTGCGAACACAAGTTAGCATTCTGTGTGTACAAATAGTattttgcaaacaaaatgaatattttgtgtacaaattagcattttgtgatCAAAATTAGCATTTAGTACACACAAATTAGTAGGAATTGTTGAcactaaaatattaatttgtgcgtacaaaatgacaataaaaggctaatttttggccaaaaaattCTAATTAATACTCACAAATTATTAATTGTGAGTGAAAAacgtatacatttttttttttttttttttttttttttttttttaacttgtcctgtccaacagctaggcaaacagatgagagctgagggcctcttgtgttggacatattttattttaacaagaggggttattaatcttctgacaaaccaaaggtatgtctgaataaaccccttttgtaattgaggccaaactttattaatttcaatcatgtttgaaaatctttggtgttggaccggacggaaaaggaaagaggggaagaagagagagggacgttagagagaggggggggtaggagggtgataataggaggggaaggggggtaagaccatgaagcagcatagagcagacaggtttactggttgtttatcgttacggtacggttcaaatgtagtacaaaaagggcggggcctgttcacacacactcaagtgttataaacacacctgctagccgcaaaaatgtccacatgtcaacatgtacacaaaacagatagtgttcacgaacgcatacctatgcctttaaaccaactagtgtgaaatctttcagtcattcaatcatgcaaactattagtgcaaaggtgagctaacacctgtgctcaggtgagtgtttatgttcttctaaaatggatggtggaatgtgaaaagaaggaggaggagcgcccagccacccccacacccatacccccgccgcagcagcagcggcagccggaattcccccaacgccacacgggaacaggcagggaacaaccgccccccgggcgaccaagaccgccacccaggccagggccagcaggaccgccgcgaggcccccagagccagagagcagggaggcgcagagggaaagagagcgccgccccagcccagccaggaaagcagccccccgccgcgccggaagagcccaacgcagggccccaccggagagggacgcccacagccccagacgagcaccccaccaccacccaggagttccgggcatccccccgccccgaccccaggtacgagccaggaccccccaagggagacccgctccgcactccaggcagccacccacccggcccacggttggtccagggataCATTTTTCTAATGTCATGTCCAGGGCTCCGTACCATCACACTACCACAGCCAtgtttgacttgtttttgtCGACGATCCAGAAGTTTTCGTCAGATGAACAGCAGTGTCTGTTCCTCTCTGTCAGTTTTGGACGTTCTGTGGCTCTGTAACACTTTCATGTTAGTCCAGATGAGGGCGCTAAAGCGAAAGCACACCTTCCATAAAGTCTGTTTACCTGGACGGCTTTTCCTGTGAACTGGGATCCGGTGGCTCCGCTCTGAAAGGTTCGGGTCTGGTTCATCTGGATGAGACCTTTGTGATACTGCAGAGCCACACGAGCTGTGACTCCCGATCCGGTGGGGCTTCTGTCCACCTGTGAAAACCAGCAAACCGCTTTGCTTTAACTTTTGCTCCTTTGCGGCGCTCTGGCAAACCTCCCAAAGCGCTCCTGGATGATTGAGTGGCGTACCTGAGCCTCTGCAAACACGCACATGTTGGCTGTAGGCTCGGGGGAGTATTCCTCTTTGCCGTCGGTGAGGATTGTGCCGTAGAGGAAGGCCAGATCTTCACTGCATGGATGATACAACTTTACCTAAGGGAGATTACCTGATCTTAGATCTTTTTGTTAAACTGACCTCATAAACAAGTAAAAATTGCAGCTTTTCATGAGGCTGATTAGGAGCGGAAAGCGTCCAACCTGAGATTTAACAGCTTTGGTCACCGCCGTGGCCGCATCCACTAAATCTCGAGTCCTGGACTTTGTCACATCCAGACCAAACCTCTGCGCATCGATGAAGGCGTAAAAGGCTCCCCCATAGCTGATGTCAACCGTCAGCTCACCAAAGCCCTCCACTTCCACCGGCACATCTGCCACAAAGGTTTCAGTCACAATATGGAAACGTTCAGGGCCACCTTCTGTAGAAAGAAATGCAccttctgcaaaaacaaacgcAGGCACGCTCAGGAATCTCACTCTTCCAGTTTTGCCATCAGAATATTCAACAAAAGCCTGGACCAGGCCGCAGGGGCAGAGGATGTTCACTTGCGTCTCGGGCGTCTGTGGCTCCTTCACCAGCTTGTAGTCCACGGCGAAGCGGCCCAGAGCGATGACGGCGTGTCCACACATGGTGCTGTAGCCCTCATTGTGCATGAACAGCACAGCCAGGTCGGCCTTGGGCGTCTCGCTGTCCACAATCAGAGCCCCATACATGTCGGCGTGACCCCGTGGCTCGAACATTAGCGCCCTCCGCAGGTGGTCCAGGTGCTCCCGGGCGTAGCGGCGCTTGGAGAGGATGGTgtcacctttgacctcaggataACCACTGACGATGATCCGTAATGGCTCTCCGCCTGTGTGCATGTCCACCACAGAGAACTCACCTCCCTGGTGAGGGGGGGACTGCACCTCCATCTCCATCTTAACATAAACATGTGATGGTTTAGATCAACACTGGAGGATCTGTGATGTCACTAATGTCATCGTTTGTTTTATCGGCTTCTATATTTCCCAAACTCCAATActaaaaaactcattttttccatgtcaggggggagaagaaaaaaaatcaaatcacacAGCGCCCCCGTGTGGAACAACGGTTTTACTACAGCAAACctgaaaactaaaatgaatatttacagaataaatttgtattttagaGTCATTTAAAATCTTGAAGTTTAACCAAAATAACctaacatttttgcattttttttccatctttagacaaaagaaaattttgaagGAGATTAtgtaaacttttcttttacctGGTTAGTTTTCAATCACGTTTAAAATCAGTATAGGTTTAAAAGAGTTACTATtagatgatttatttatttttatcttattttttccaTCCTACAGCAACTTTTTTATGTCAGATCTGTTGCTCTTTTGCATCAGTGAAAATACTGAACTTAACTAATTTACTGAATTATTTTAATCTATCACAAAGTAACGTGTGATTTGTTTGCTGTGTATCCATTTATGATCggtttagtttttcaaaatatacaagaattaaaaaaaaaaagtatccatCATGATTCACTTTAGATTGTAGTTCTTGTTATAAAGAAAAGCAAGActtcttttcatatttaaaaccaaattaaaaacagatttttaatttaGGACATATTAGTTTTTGAATAAACACAACAAGTTTTACTTACGAACAAACACGGCTAAAATTTCAAAAggatatttaaacattttagaatTGTTCTCTATAGAagcttaaaacataaaaaaaacagtgtactTATTACCTGAAAGAGAGAAAATGctatgtttttgattaaaaaaatgtgtttgttgtttttcagtcaGGGACACCAGACGTGGAGATCAACCTATGAGCCTAGCGCCCCCTGCTGTTTCGGAGTTCAGTTTGATGCGTTCAAGAAGCAACTTTCTGCTGGTTGACGCCATGACTGTGGTTCTTTTCTGCGCTTACAAATCATGACAAGtgcacaaaatgtgtttaaacatatcatcttgtttttaaataccT is a window from the Oryzias latipes chromosome 24, ASM223467v1 genome containing:
- the l3hypdh gene encoding trans-3-hydroxy-L-proline dehydratase; protein product: MEMEVQSPPHQGGEFSVVDMHTGGEPLRIIVSGYPEVKGDTILSKRRYAREHLDHLRRALMFEPRGHADMYGALIVDSETPKADLAVLFMHNEGYSTMCGHAVIALGRFAVDYKLVKEPQTPETQVNILCPCGLVQAFVEYSDGKTGRVRFLSVPAFVFAEDVPVEVEGFGELTVDISYGGAFYAFIDAQRFGLDVTKSRTRDLVDAATAVTKAVKSQVKLYHPCSEDLAFLYGTILTDGKEEYSPEPTANMCVFAEAQVDRSPTGSGVTARVALQYHKGLIQMNQTRTFQSGATGSQFTGKAVQEVECGDFKAVVVEVSGRAFYTGVSRFVQETEDQLTTGFLLK